A genomic window from Silene latifolia isolate original U9 population chromosome 11, ASM4854445v1, whole genome shotgun sequence includes:
- the LOC141613712 gene encoding protein FAR1-RELATED SEQUENCE 5-like, which yields MGQQQPQCVIIDKCPGIKKACPNVFKHSMHKYCMWHIIQKMPEKVGTAICNDTEFMTDVNAVVWDVDLEPEEFEQNWETVIEAHGMQSNRWLKYVFAIRQKWIPAYFRDLPLGCLLRTTQRSECSNSYFKRFESHFGNLVEFWMRYNSAIEQQRHSQRRMDTASEHSMLEKVGPMKVEMHASLVYAHPIFADFQNEVKHAICNMGVGGLTTVGTVEYHDVRDDLRHRNFRVEFNTKTNESKCACKLFERHGIVCRHILWVWNGRQVIEDIDEADIKKAEMSKVWSEIYAAVGVMDSYTTVKQMKQLQKTLTQQLKENKNRNYTEADMDNQFIAGVNALKKYYTEVYPSISTDWTPVLKAIELMEGYKNPFQDESVEVESTVQGPARRRQRIE from the exons ATGGGGCAGCAGCAACCTCAGTGTGTAATTATAGACAAGTGCCCTGGAATTAAAAAGGCATGCCCAAATGTCTTCAAGCATTCTATGCACAAgtactgcatgtggcatatcatacAGAAAATGCCTGAGAAGGTGGGAACGGCTATCTGCAATGACACGGAATTTATGACCGACGTAAATGCCGTTGTTTGGGATGTCGACCTCGAACCAGAAGAATTTGAACAGAACTGGGAAACTGTTATTGAAGCCCATGGTATGCAAAGCAACCGGTGGTTGAAGTATGTATTTGCAATAAGACAAAAGTGGATACCGGCTTACTTTCGGGATCTACCTCTAGGTTGTTTGCTGCGGACAACCCAGAGATCCGAATGTTCAAACAGCTATTTCAAGCGGTTTGAAAGCCACTTTGGAAACCTTGTCGAGTTCTGGATGAGGTACAATTCCGCAATAGAACAGCAAAGGCATTCACAAAGGAGGATGGACACTGCCAGTGAGCATAGTATGCTCGAGAAAGTAGGGCCGATGAAGGTAGAGATGCATGCCTCACTTGTCTACGCACATCCTATCTTTGCAGACTTTCAGAACGAAGTCAAACATGCGATATGCAACATGGGGGTCGGAGGTTTGACAACAGTAGGGACAGTCGAGTACCATGACGTTCGTGATGACCTGAGGCACAGAAACTTCCGAGTGGAATTTAACACCAAAACTAACGAGAGCAAATGTGCATGTAAGCTGTTTGAGAGGCATGGCATTGTCTGTCGGCATATACTGtgggtgtggaatggtaggcAG gtCATAGAAGACATTGACGAAGCAGACATCAAGAAAGCtgagatgtcaaaggtttggtctgaGATTTATGCAGCTGTTGGGGTGATGGACAGTTACACTACGGTTAAACAGATGAAGCAACTGCAGAAAACCCTGACACA ACAGTTGAAGGAAAATAAAAATAGGAACTACACGGAAGCCGACATGGACAATCAATTCATTGCTGGTGTGAATGCTTTGAAGAAGTATTACACTGAAGTCTATCCTTCAATCTCTACCGATTGGACACCAGTTCTGAAAGCCATAGAACTTATGGAAGGATACAAAAATCCTTTTCAGGATGAGTCGGTGGAAGTTGAGAGCACTGTCCAAGGACCTGCGCGCAGGCGTCAGAgaatagaataa